From one Acidobacteriota bacterium genomic stretch:
- a CDS encoding sigma 54-interacting transcriptional regulator gives MLSFEIRKTGGESEIRKVHRDVIHIGASTGNDLVVRARGVLGRHARISVAGEELRLEVLGSAPGSDVTLNGSVVKTAALAAGDRINIGEATITLLNGPAPNPNRISAPPPRGRDAFSLASAALSPLPAAPAGPAPAPAPLPRHVTPAPAPRPAAATDAPRPDERPADPWAGFYAVLRRPVPFEELLQDLVTYVSSATPLHSLAFISLQPANEGEAIAAVWKGTLPKLSAKALADARALTGPGDLVEGGARLRMFPVLRPGADPVGVLVLPADTLSDPALFDFAAHASAAVGFVHAERSEAAFGEHAGTSHAAPMPAPGGLDDPLSALVGASLALQNLKASLSRVASARAPLLLVGDVGSGKTLVAETLHALSPRRSRPLVRIAATAASPQALEEDLVGLAATAGDRRRRTGRLFEADGGTLLIEEVGDLPAPTQALLFRLLEAREVTAPGGRTVPLDVRVIGTTSRPLTRAVEDGHFRDDLYFRLSALTLRLPPLKDHKEDIPALLDALAARHGGPTAARFDVEAMNALLNYQYPGNVRELENEVRRLAAQIGSGAVALPDLDQKFSGEHVELALKESDDLKEIVEKVERQVIERVMRKVRGNQSLGARLLNISRGSLIAKMKEYDIKDFRYLKRGD, from the coding sequence ATGTTGAGCTTCGAGATCCGCAAGACGGGCGGCGAATCTGAAATCCGCAAGGTTCACCGGGACGTCATTCACATCGGCGCCTCGACGGGCAACGACCTCGTCGTCCGCGCGCGGGGTGTGCTCGGACGGCACGCCCGCATCTCGGTGGCGGGCGAGGAGCTCAGGCTCGAGGTTCTCGGCAGCGCGCCCGGATCCGACGTCACGCTGAACGGCTCCGTCGTCAAGACGGCGGCGCTCGCCGCCGGCGACCGGATCAACATCGGCGAGGCCACCATCACGCTCCTGAACGGCCCCGCGCCCAACCCGAACCGCATCTCGGCGCCTCCGCCGCGCGGCCGCGACGCCTTCTCCCTCGCGTCGGCGGCCCTCTCTCCCTTGCCGGCGGCTCCCGCCGGGCCCGCGCCCGCTCCCGCGCCGCTGCCGCGCCATGTGACACCGGCTCCAGCGCCGCGTCCTGCCGCGGCGACGGACGCCCCGCGGCCCGACGAGCGCCCCGCCGATCCGTGGGCCGGCTTCTACGCGGTGCTTCGGCGGCCCGTGCCGTTCGAGGAGCTCCTGCAGGACCTCGTGACCTACGTCTCCTCGGCGACGCCGCTCCACAGCCTCGCGTTCATCTCGCTCCAGCCCGCGAACGAGGGCGAGGCGATCGCCGCGGTGTGGAAGGGCACGCTGCCGAAACTCTCGGCGAAGGCGCTCGCCGACGCCCGCGCCCTCACGGGACCCGGCGATCTGGTCGAGGGTGGCGCGCGCCTCAGGATGTTCCCGGTCCTGCGCCCGGGCGCGGACCCGGTCGGAGTCCTCGTCCTGCCCGCGGACACGCTTTCCGACCCGGCCCTCTTCGACTTTGCCGCGCACGCCTCCGCGGCCGTGGGGTTCGTCCACGCCGAGCGCAGCGAGGCCGCGTTCGGCGAGCACGCCGGCACGAGCCACGCGGCGCCCATGCCCGCCCCCGGCGGGCTCGACGACCCGCTCTCCGCCCTCGTCGGCGCGTCCCTCGCGCTCCAGAACCTCAAGGCTTCGCTCTCGCGCGTCGCCTCGGCGCGCGCGCCGCTCCTCCTCGTGGGCGACGTCGGCTCGGGCAAGACGCTCGTCGCCGAGACGCTGCACGCATTGTCCCCGCGCCGCAGCCGTCCGCTCGTCCGCATCGCGGCCACGGCCGCGAGCCCGCAGGCTCTCGAGGAAGACCTCGTCGGCCTCGCGGCGACCGCCGGCGACCGCCGCCGGCGCACGGGCCGCCTTTTCGAGGCGGACGGCGGGACGCTTCTCATCGAGGAGGTCGGCGACCTGCCGGCCCCGACCCAGGCGCTCCTCTTCCGCCTTCTCGAGGCGCGGGAGGTCACCGCGCCCGGCGGGCGCACGGTGCCGCTCGACGTGCGCGTGATCGGGACGACGTCCCGGCCGCTCACGCGCGCCGTGGAAGACGGCCACTTCCGCGACGACCTCTACTTCCGCCTCTCGGCCCTCACGCTGCGCCTGCCGCCGCTCAAGGACCACAAGGAAGACATCCCGGCGCTTCTCGACGCGCTCGCGGCGCGGCACGGCGGCCCGACGGCGGCGCGCTTCGACGTCGAGGCCATGAACGCGCTCCTGAACTACCAGTACCCGGGCAACGTCCGCGAGCTCGAGAACGAGGTCCGGCGCCTCGCCGCGCAGATCGGCTCGGGCGCGGTCGCGCTCCCCGACCTCGACCAGAAGTTCTCCGGCGAGCACGTCGAGCTCGCGCTCAAGGAGAGCGACGACCTCAAGGAGATCGTCGAGAAGGTCGAGCGGCAGGTCATCGAGCGCGTCATGCGCAAGGTGCGCGGCAACCAGTCGCTCGGGGCGCGTCTCCTGAACATCTCGCGCGGCAGCCTGATCGCGAAGATGAAGGAGTACGACATCAAGGACTTCCGGTACCTGAAGCGGGGCGACTAG